The window TAGAGAATGTAAGTAAGGCTAGTAAATCCTCATATCAGGCTAAATACAGACTGATAGGAGCTTACTAGCCTACTACAAAGCGgcgaaaataacaaaaacacagCTGGTGTTACCCTAGATTACATAAAACCAGCTGGTAGATTACTagaccaaaagttgaaatgcaTTGTAAAATTTTCCTCCATAGTTCTGAACCATGTCCATGCTAAGAACAGTGCATCTTCCAGCACCTTACTGCCATTGAATGGGGCATTCGTGAAAATAACCTTATTTCTATACTGCCATATAGACCAGTTTAAAGCAACCCACCAACACTTCCACCTGTTGTATTTCTTCCCACCTTTCATCCCATTGCTGTGCTGCAGAAAGTGGAGCCTTGGATTTATAGGATAGGCCCCCGAGGTACCAATCCATGATAGGGATTCCCACCATAATTGCTGTGTTTTGCTGCATTCAAAGAAGAGATGAGATGCAGTTTCCTCCTTAATACTACATAAAGGGCACAGACTGTCATTTATATCAATTTGCCTTTTCCGCAGATTAGACTTAGTCGGTAATCTATCTCTAATTAACCTCCAAGCGAAAATTGATGCTTTAGCTGGGATCTTCAGCTTCCATAAGTCCTTGAATGTATCATCCATGTTTCCCTCCTCTGAGTTCCCTTGCAGCAGAATGTAGGCGCTCTTAGAAGAATAGTATCCATTGGATTCAGGTTTCCATACCCTGCTGTCTGCTGCATATTGTTGGAGTGCAGTGTGTGATATATCTTCCAGAAAACCTACAGCCGAGGCTACCTCATTGTCAAATAGGGGCCTTCTCCAAGAGAGGTTCCATTCCCATGCTGAATCTGTGAAACTCCCCATTTGcagaattaatttttgttgctgACGGGATATCTGAAATAGCCTAGGGTATTTCAGCATTAGTGGTTGACCGCTTCCAGTCCAGCAATCCTCCCAGAAACGAATTTTATCCCCGTTGCCCACCCTCCATACTGTTCCCTGTTGAAGTACATTATTGAATTGTTGGTCATGGGTCACCGCCATCAAATCCTGCCACCACACTGACTCATTATTAACCCTTTTAGCATCCACCAGTGATCTCCACCCACCATACTTAGAAACCAATATTCTGGCCCACAACTCCTTGCTTTGGTGAAACAAATCCCATCTCTACTTCCCGAGAAGAGCTTTGTTGAAGGTCCTTATGTCTTTTATACCTAAGCCCCCTTTATGTTTTGGGAGGCAAATAGTTTCCCATTTGACCCACACTATTTTCCTTTGCTCCGACCCTCCTCCCCATAAGAAGCTGCGCTGGATTCCAATGAGCTTATCTGCTACTTTTCTGGGCAACCTGAAAAAGGATAGAAAATAAATGGGGATCGATGATAGGATGGACTGAATAAGGGTCACTCTCCCCCCAAAGGATAAATGGCGTTGTTTCCATCTAGCTAGCTTCCTCTCACACTTTCTAATTATCGGATCCCACAGCTCACTACGCCTTGGGTTTGCCCCAATGGGGATACCCAAATATTTAAAAGGTAGGGAGAGAATTCTGCAGTTGAGCAGTTCAGCAGCCTCTCTTGTCCATTGTTCAGATTTTCCCAACGCACCAAAACAGCTTTtcgcaaaattaattttaagaccAGAAGCCAGTTCAAATCCCCTCAAAATTGATTTGATGGTGATGACATTTTGCATAGATGCCTCACCAAAAAATATGGTGTCATCAGCATATTGTAGAATGCTGACTGGAACTCTGTCTTTCCCAACTagaaattcagaaaataaattCTTGTTGACCGCCTCTCTCATAAGTCCTGTTAGACCTTCCGCTGCAATATTAAACAGCAAAGGAGCCAATGGATCACCTTGACGAAGACCTCTTTGCGGAGTAAATTCAGAGGTTGGGCTTCCGTTTACCAAAACCGAAACTGAAGCAGATTTGAGACAACCTTGGATCCATTGGATCCACTTACTGCAGAAGCCCATTCTGAACAACATATATAATAGGTAGTCCCACGAAACAGAATCATAAgccctttcaaaatcaacttTGAACACCAACCTctatttgcttcctctatcacTTCATTAACAGTAACCACACTCTGCAGCATCTGCCTACCTTCAATGAAAGCAGATTGTCTTTCATCTATGAGGGTTGGCAATACTTTCTTCAGCCTATTTGATAACAGCTTAGACACAACCTTATACACGCAGCCAATAAGGGAGATAGGTCTAAAATCATTTAGGCTCTGAGGCTCGGGCACCTTAGGTATTAAGGAGATAAAAGAGGCATTACTTCCCTTTGGGAAAATCCCGTTGGCATGGAATTCATCAAGGAACCGAAGGAAATCTGGTTTCAAAAGTTGCCAGAATTGtttgataaatttgaaattaagttcATCTGGGCCTGGACTTTTCTCACAACCACAGTCCCAAACCGCCCTCCTAATTTCTTCCTCATGAAAGCTTTCCACCAGCAGCTGTCTTTTCTGCTGTCCCACAGAATTAAAACTGATCCCATTCAGTTGTGGTCTGCACTAATGGGACTCATTGAATCTCTGTTGGAAGAACCTATGGATTTCCGCTTTCACACTGGCTGGTTCATCAACCCAGGAGCCATCAATAATCACTCCATTCACAGCGTTGTGTCTGCGGTTAGAGTTAAGCAGCAAGTGGAAGTACCGGGAGTTACAATCCCCCTCTTTGATCCATTTTGACCTTGCTTT of the Glycine max cultivar Williams 82 chromosome 13, Glycine_max_v4.0, whole genome shotgun sequence genome contains:
- the LOC102670387 gene encoding uncharacterized protein, producing MAVTHDQQFNNVLQQGTVWRVGNGDKIRFWEDCWTGSGQPLMLKYPRLFQISRQQQKLILQMGSFTDSAWEWNLSWRRPLFDNEVASAVGFLEDISHTALQQYAADSRVWKPESNGYYSSKSAYILLQGNSEEGNMDDTFKDLWKLKIPAKASIFAWRLIRDRLPTKSNLRKRQIDINDSLCPLCSIKEETASHLFFECSKTQQLWWESLSWIGTSGAYPINPRLHFLQHSNGMKGGKKYNRWKCWWVALNWSIWQYRNKVIFTNAPFNGSKVLEDALFLAWTWFRTMEENFTMHFNFWSSNLPAGFM